A genomic region of Pseudoxanthomonas suwonensis contains the following coding sequences:
- the pgi gene encoding glucose-6-phosphate isomerase, giving the protein MTASASGFERLQSHAARLSGTGIAQLLKDEPERIAAQALQVGPLYATFARQRYDAQAWDALLALGRERDLPGAFRRLFDGDKVNVTEGRAALHTALRGDLSPAPAAREAYRTAADVRQRMRGLIEALEASEVSDIVSVGIGGSDLGPRLVADALRGPLPGRFRVHFLSNVDGSAAQRTLAPLDPARTAAVFISKTFGTQETLLNGAIVRDWLGGSERIYAVSANPERAAAAFDIAAGRVLPMWDWVGGRYSLWSAVGFPIALAIGFDRFEQLLAGAALMDAHVLEAPLESNLAVRHGLAAVWNRNALGLASHAVLTYDQRLALLPAYLQQLVMESLGKRVELDGSPVAADTVPVWWGGAGTDVQHSFFQALHQGTGIVPADFVGTVRNDDPYAANHDALLSNLLAQTEALANGQASDDPHRAYPGDRPSTTILLDALTPQSLGALLALYEHSVYVQSVVWGINAFDQFGVELGKQVANTLLPALRGETGAADPVTAELIRRLGC; this is encoded by the coding sequence ATGACCGCATCCGCTTCCGGTTTCGAACGTCTCCAGTCCCATGCCGCGCGCCTTTCCGGCACCGGCATCGCGCAGCTGCTGAAGGACGAACCGGAGCGGATCGCCGCGCAGGCGCTGCAGGTCGGCCCGCTGTACGCGACCTTCGCCCGCCAGCGCTACGACGCCCAGGCCTGGGACGCGCTGCTGGCGCTGGGCCGGGAGCGCGACCTGCCCGGGGCGTTCCGGCGCCTGTTCGACGGCGACAAGGTCAACGTGACCGAGGGCCGCGCCGCGCTGCACACCGCGCTGCGCGGCGACCTGTCGCCGGCGCCGGCCGCGCGCGAGGCCTATCGCACCGCTGCCGACGTCCGCCAGCGGATGCGCGGCCTGATCGAGGCGCTGGAGGCCAGCGAGGTCAGCGACATCGTCAGCGTCGGCATCGGCGGCTCGGACCTGGGCCCGCGGCTGGTGGCCGACGCCCTGCGCGGGCCGCTGCCGGGCCGCTTCCGCGTGCACTTCCTCTCCAACGTCGACGGCTCGGCCGCGCAGCGCACGCTGGCGCCGCTGGACCCGGCGCGTACCGCGGCGGTCTTCATCTCCAAGACCTTCGGCACCCAGGAGACCCTGCTCAACGGCGCGATCGTCCGCGACTGGCTTGGCGGCAGCGAGCGCATCTACGCGGTCAGCGCCAACCCGGAGCGCGCCGCCGCTGCGTTCGACATCGCCGCCGGGCGCGTGCTGCCGATGTGGGACTGGGTCGGCGGGCGCTACTCGCTGTGGTCGGCGGTCGGTTTCCCGATCGCGCTGGCGATCGGCTTCGACCGCTTCGAGCAGCTGCTGGCGGGCGCGGCGCTGATGGACGCGCACGTGCTGGAGGCACCGCTGGAATCCAACCTCGCCGTGCGCCACGGCCTGGCCGCGGTGTGGAACCGCAACGCGCTGGGCCTGGCCTCGCACGCGGTGCTGACCTACGACCAGCGCCTGGCGCTGCTGCCGGCCTACCTGCAGCAGCTGGTGATGGAGTCGCTGGGCAAGCGGGTGGAGCTGGACGGCAGCCCGGTCGCCGCCGACACCGTGCCGGTGTGGTGGGGCGGGGCCGGCACCGACGTGCAGCACAGCTTCTTCCAGGCCTTGCACCAGGGCACCGGGATCGTGCCGGCCGACTTCGTCGGCACCGTGCGCAACGACGATCCGTACGCGGCCAACCACGACGCGCTGCTGTCCAACCTGCTGGCGCAGACCGAGGCGCTGGCCAACGGCCAGGCCAGCGACGACCCGCACCGCGCCTACCCGGGCGACCGGCCGAGCACCACGATCCTGCTCGACGCGCTGACCCCGCAGTCGCTCGGCGCGCTGCTGGCGCTGTACGAGCACAGCGTCTACGTGCAGTCGGTGGTGTGGGGCATCAACGCCTTCGACCAGTTCGGCGTGGAGCTGGGCAAGCAGGTCGCCAACACCCTGCTGCCGGCGCTGCGCGGGGAGACCGGCGCGGCCGACCCGGTCACCGCGGAGCTGATCCGGCGCCTGGGGTGCTGA